A single window of Aspergillus puulaauensis MK2 DNA, chromosome 5, nearly complete sequence DNA harbors:
- a CDS encoding basic helix-loop-helix domain-containing protein (COG:K;~EggNog:ENOG410PIT3;~InterPro:IPR011598,IPR036638;~PFAM:PF00010;~go_function: GO:0046983 - protein dimerization activity [Evidence IEA]), producing the protein MTEARMFIKTEPDEPNSDQNPFMMSQSGYSMHNQFGNPNEGIDPSDLTMQNGGFMGNFGFGNQQNMSSSFNFGNSGIDTDELLDLEINGQNGVQQNYMQDHPSSAGIAMSHPSQMSQMYSNTPEGGPIHSPFMQSSFNYDHFRGVNQGQLNSSHIQSAGSHLEQSYLNGKARPSMQAMDRASMDARSPMTPKTPAMGGLALGTPESGSFPSQPIRTGLQHRHQKTLSNQWDGTPGSAQSYAESPISSPGHPSHHAAAISEILKSGKHASLPAKVDAHLPGGGQDMESQEAKRRRRRASHNLVERRRRDNINERIQDLSHLVPQHRLEDDKVRKQLVNNSTLPGPGGTPNAATSLLAGGTGRRAAGNITMGLPIEEKEKGPNKGDILNGAVGWTRDLMWALHVKIQQEAELAELISSLGGTWPFEQTEEEKRMRTEILDAIEKNDPSSFQYSRAPGSGLRVPKHTNIAGDASSNGALSPQSLSPPFSGSNNAGQAQYWNTSGHAGMSFKEEDEYVMEMN; encoded by the coding sequence ATGACTGAAGCAAGAATGTTCATTAAGACTGAGCCTGACGAACCCAACAGTGACCAGAACCCTTTCATGATGTCGCAATCCGGATATTCCATGCATAACCAATTCGGGAACCCTAATGAAGGGATCGACCCCTCGGACCTGACAATGCAGAACGGTGGATTTATGGGAAACTTCGGATTCGGAAACCAGCAGAACATGTCGTCCAGCTTCAACTTCGGGAACTCCGGAATCGATACGGATGAGTTGTTGGATTTGGAAATTAACGGACAGAATGGCGTTCAACAGAATTACATGCAGGATCACCCATCTAGCGCAGGCATCGCTATGAGTCATCCCAGTCAGATGTCGCAGATGTACTCGAACACTCCAGAGGGTGGACCCATACACAGCCCGTTCATGCAGAGCAGCTTTAACTATGACCACTTCCGCGGAGTGAACCAAGGACAGTTGAATTCTTCTCATATCCAGAGCGCTGGCTCCCACCTGGAGCAAAGCTACCTCAATGGCAAGGCTCGACCGAGTATGCAGGCAATGGACCGGGCATCGATGGATGCCCGCAGCCCTATGACTCCCAAGACTCCCGCCATGGGTGGCTTGGCGCTCGGGACTCCAGAATCCGGAAGTTTCCCTTCTCAGCCAATTCGAACAGGCTTACAACACCGCCACCAGAAAACTCTCTCAAACCAATGGGATGGCACGCCCGGAAGTGCGCAATCATATGCTGAGTCTcccatctcatccccaggccatccatctcatcatgCGGCGGCCATCTCGGAAATCCTCAAGTCAGGAAAGCATGCTTCCTTGCCGGCCAAGGTTGATGCTCACTTGCCTGGAGGTGGCCAAGACATGGAATCCCAGGAAGCCAAGCGCCGACGTAGAAGGGCCTCCCACAACCTGGTTGAACGTCGCCGACGCGACAACATCAACGAGCGCATCCAAGATCTTTCTCACCTAGTACCCCAGCACCGTCTGGAAGATGACAAGGTCCGCAAACAGCTTGTCAACAACTCTACCCTTCCTGGACCGGGAGGTACCCCCAACGCGGCCACTTCCCTTTTGGCCGGTGGGACAGGTCGGCGCGCTGCCGGAAATATCACTATGGGTCTCCCgatcgaagagaaagagaagggaCCAAACAAGGGAGACATCCTCAACGGCGCTGTCGGTTGGACGAGAGATCTTATGTGGGCTCTGCATGTGAAGATTCAACAGGAAGCCGAGCTTGCCGAGTTGATCAGCAGCCTTGGAGGAACCTGGCCGTTTGAACAaaccgaggaggagaagcggaTGCGCACCGAAATCCTGGACGCCATTGAGAAGAACGACCCAAGCTCATTCCAATATAGCCGTGCACCCGGTTCCGGGCTGCGCGTTCCCAAGCACACCAATATCGCTGGCGATGCATCGTCAAATGGTGCCTTGAGCCCCCAAAGCCTGAGCCCTCCATTCAGCGGCTCCAACAATGCCGGTCAGGCACAGTACTGGAACACCTCTGGGCATGCCGGCATGAGCttcaaggaggaagacgaatACGTCATGGAGATGAACTAG
- a CDS encoding putative mitochondrial 2-oxodicarboxylate carrier protein (BUSCO:EOG09263A5D;~COG:C;~EggNog:ENOG410PGWQ;~InterPro:IPR018108,IPR023395,IPR002067;~PFAM:PF00153;~TransMembrane:2 (o12-33i278-299o);~go_process: GO:0055085 - transmembrane transport [Evidence IEA]): MSSGNAQAPLPFGYQFVAGAVAGVSEILVMYPLDVVKTRVQLQQGAGAAGEEGYNGMFDCFRKIIRNEGASRLYRGISAPILMEAPKRATKFAANDSWGAFYRNLFGVEKQNQSLAILTGATAGATESFVVVPFELVKIRLQDRASAGKYNGMLDVVRKIVAAEGPLALYNGLESTLWRHILWNSGYFGCIFQVRAQIPAPEPGNKAQQTRNDLIAGSIGGTAGTILNTPMDVVKSRIQNSPKVAGQTPKYNWAWPAVATVMKEEGFAALYKGFTPKVLRLGPGGGILLVVFTGVMDFFRKMRGEAV; encoded by the exons ATGTCGAGCGGCAACGCCCAGGCGCCCCTCCCCTTCGGGTACCAGTTCGTCGCTGGTGCCGTCGCCGGTGTGTCGGAG ATTCTGGTTAT GTACCCATTGGATGTTGTCAAGACCCGAGT TCAACTGCAGCAaggcgctggcgctgctggtgAGGAAGGATACAATGGCATGTTCGACTGCTTCCGCAAGATCATCCGCAATGAAGG TGCCTCCCGTCTCTACCGTGGTATCTCCGCCCCCATCCTCATGGAGGCACCCAAGCGCGCGACCAAATTCGCCGCCAACGACTCATGGGGCGCCTTCTACCGCAACctcttcggcgtcgagaagCAAAACCAGTCCCTCGCCATCCTAACCGGTGCTACCGCCGGAGCAACCGAATCCTTCGTTGTCGTCCCCTTCGAACTCGTCAAAATCCGTCTGCAAGACCGCGCCTCCGCCGGAAAATACAACGGCATGCTCGACGTCGTCCGCAAGATCGTCGCCGCCGAGGGTCCCCTCGCCCTGTACAACGGCCTCGAGAGCACATTATGGCGCCACATCCTCTGGAACTCCGGCTACTTCGGCTGTATCTTCCAAGTGCGCGCGCAGATTCCGGCGCCCGAACCAGGCAACAAGGCCCAGCAGACCCGCAACGACCTGATCGCGGGTTCCATCGGAGGAACGGCCGGTACGATCCTCAACACGCCCATGGACGTCGTCAAGTCGCGCATCCAGAACAGCCCCAAGGTCGCGGGCCAGACGCCCAAGTATAACTGGGCCTGGCCTGCCGTGGCCACGGTCATGAAGGAGGAAGGGTTCGCGGCGCTGTACAAGGGCTTCACGCCCAAGGTTCTGCGACTGGGTCCTGGCGGTGGAATCCTGCTCGTTGTGTTTACGGGAGTCATGGACTTCTTTAGGAAGATGAGGGGGGAGGCTGTCTAG
- a CDS encoding putative GPI anchored protein (COG:S;~EggNog:ENOG410PP9T;~SECRETED:SignalP(1-19)): MLFTPLLIGAASIAARVSANTESNQQRNGEPQAVSPKKPVGIRKMSNDSGEKFFMHYWHFEEDDNVANTTDAQDNTSHTEIERSSILPREYYFQPPLFEHSAPLAPRDFQCPAGTEACTSIDRSDICCGTDETCVPVEDTGSGDVGCCPAGQDCSGTIGSCWEGYTTCPSSLGGGCCFPGYECVDGGCSHVVTVTLTFSSTTLTTTSTETISATSTTSTTTSEPTTTSSTSSTGDLSPPDRPTSSTTSTSSETESSCPTGFYACSAVYHGGCCQTGRDCDTTSCPAVPSTTIVSNGQTIVAAEPTSTADDSEESGPKECASGWFSCADTVGGGCCPTGYACGSSCTAVPTASTTGTVDKVAPTVESMAGVVRVNWALWAMLTAMML; the protein is encoded by the exons ATGTTATTTACACCTTTATTAATCGGCGCTGCCTCAATCGCTGCCCGGGTATCAGCAAACACAGAATCGAACCAGCAACGCAATGGCGAACCCCAAGCTGTGTCACCCAAAAAGCCCGTAGGTATACGGAAGATGAGCAATGACTCAGGAGAAAAGTTCTTCATGCACTACTGGCActttgaggaggatgacaATGTTGCAAACACGACAGACGCGCAGGACAACACCTCACACACCGAAATTGAACGCAGCTCAATCCTGCCTCGCGAGTACTATTTCCAGCCGCCGCTTTTTGAGCACTCTGCACCGCTTGCTCCGCGGGACTTTCAGTGTCCTGCGGGAACGGAGGCGTGTACGTCTATTGACCGATCGGATATCTGCTGCGGTACGGACGAGACGTGCGTGCCGGTTGAGGATACCGGGTCTGGGGACGTGGGCTGTTGTCCGGCAGGCCAGGACTGTTCAGGGACGATTGGCTCTTGCTGGGAGGGATACACTACCTGTCCATCTTCACTTGGAGGGGGGTGCTGCTTTCCTGGCTACGAGTGTGTCGATGGGGGTT GCTCTCATGTCGTCACTGTAACACTGACCTTTTCCTCGACGACTCTGACGACTACATCGACTGAAACGATTTCCGCGACGAGCACCACTTCGACCACCACCTCAGAGCCCACTACCACAAGCAGCACGTCGTCAACAGGGGATCTGTCTCCGCCCGATAGACCAACAAGTTCAACTACAAGCACAAGCTCCGAAACCGAATCATCCTGTCCAACAGGCTTCTACGCATGCTCCGCAGTCTATCACGGCGGATGTTGTCAGACAGGCCGAGACTGCGATACTACCTCGTGCCCGGCTGTACCATCGACAACGATTGTGAGCAATGGCCAAACCATTGTGGCTGCTGAGCCGACGTCAACAGCAGACGACAGTGAAGAGAGTGGTCCAAAGGAATGTGCGAGTGGCTGGTTTAGCTGCGCAGATACTGTCGGCGGCGGGTGCTGCCCAACCGGATATGCGTGCGGATCGAGCTGTACGGCAGTGCCGACTGCGTCGACGACGGGGACGGTGGATAAAGTGGCGCCGACAGTCGAGTCGATGGCTGGAGTTGTGAGGGTTAACTGGGCGTTGTGGGCTATGTTGACTGCGATGATGCTATAA